The following proteins are co-located in the Ailuropoda melanoleuca isolate Jingjing chromosome 13, ASM200744v2, whole genome shotgun sequence genome:
- the VAT1 gene encoding synaptic vesicle membrane protein VAT-1 homolog, which translates to MSAEREVAEAATVVVTAEAGAGEDASSQPPKTEAAGDAQPSATSEGAAAASPPPLRCLVLTGFGGYDKVKLQSRPAVPPAPGPGELTLRVRACGLNFADLMARQGLYDRLPPLPLTPGMEGAGVVIAVGEGVNDRKVGDRVMVLIRSGMWQEEVTVPSAQTFQMPEGMTFEEAAALLVNYITAYMVLFDFGNLRPGHSVLVHMAAGGVGLAALQLCRTVENVTVFGTASASKHEVLKENGVTHPIDYHTTDYVNEIKKISPKGVDIVMDPLGGSDTAKGYNLLKPMGKVVTYGMANLLTGPKRNLMALARTWWNQFSVTALQLLPANRAVCGFHLGYLEGEVELVSGVVTRLLALYNQGRIKPHIDSVWPFEKVADAMRQMQEKKNVGKVLLVPGPEKEN; encoded by the exons ATGTCGGCTGAGAGAGAGGTAGCCGAGGCGGCCACCGTGGTGGTGACGGCCGAAGCAGGGGCCGGAGAAGACGCCTCTTCTCAGCCCCCGAAAACCGAGGCCGCTGGCGACGCCCAGCCATCCGCTACTTCCGAGGGGGCCGCCGCCGCGTCGCCGCCGCCGCTGCGGTGCCTGGTGCTCACCGGCTTCGGCGGCTACGACAAGGTGAAGCTGCAGAGCCGGCCCGCCGtgcccccggcccccggcccTGGCGAGCTGACGCTGCGCGTCCGGGCTTGCGGGCTCAACTTCGCCGACCTTATGGCCCGGCAGGGGCTGTACGACCGGCTGCCGCCCCTGCCCCTCACTCCGGGCATGGAGGGCGCCGGCGTTGTGATCGCGGTGGGCGAGGGAGTCAACGACCGCAAG GTTGGGGACCGGGTGATGGTGTTGATCCGGTCAGGCATGTGGCAGGAGGAGGTGACCGTGCCCTCAGCCCAGACCTTCCAGATGCCTGAGGGCATGACCTTTGAGGAAGCCGCTGCTTTGCTGGTCAATTATATCACAGCCTACATGGTCCTCTTTGACTTCGGCAATCTACGGCCTGGCCACAGTGTCTTGGTACACATGGCCGCAG GGGGTGTGGGTTTGGCCGCCCTGCAGCTGTGCCGCACGGTGGAGAACGTGACGGTGTTCGGCACGGCGTCAGCCAGCAAGCACGAGGTGCTGAAGGAGAACGGGGTCACACACCCCATCGACTATCACACGACTGACTACGTGAATGAGATCAAGAAGATCTCCCCCAAAG GAGTGGACATCGTCATGGATCCTCTGGGTGGGTCAGATACTGCCAAGGGCTACAACCTCCTCAAACCCATGGGCAAAGTGGTCACCTATG GAATGGCCAACCTGCTGACCGGCCCCAAGCGGAACCTGATGGCCCTGGCGCGCACGTGGTGGAACCAGTTCAGCGTGACCGCTCTGCAGCTGCTGCCGGCCAACCGCGCCGTGTGTGGCTTCCACCTGGGCTACCTGGAGGGTGAGGTGGAGCTGGTCAGCGGCGTGGTGACCCGCCTCCTGGCTCTGTACAACCAGGGCCGCATCAAACCCCACATCGACTCCGTGTGGCCCTTCGAGAAG GTGGCGGACGCCATGAGGCAGATGCAGGAGAAGAAGAATGTGGGCAAAGTCCTCCTGGTGCCTGGACCAGAGAAGGAGAACTAG
- the RND2 gene encoding rho-related GTP-binding protein RhoN isoform X4, whose protein sequence is MEGQSGRCKIVVVGDAECGKTALLQVFAKDAYPGSYVPTVFENYTASFEIDKRRIELNMWDTSGSSYYDNVRPLAYPDSDAVLICFDISRPETLDSVLKKWQGETQEFCPNAKVVLVGCKLDMRTDLATLRELSKQRLIPVTHEQGTVLAKQVGAVSYVECSSRSSERSVRDVFHVATVASLGRGHRQLRRTDSRRGLQRSAQLAGRPDRGTGTESEIHKDRAKSCNLM, encoded by the exons ATGGAGGGGCAGAGCGGCCGCTGCAAGATCGTGGTGGTGGGGGACGCCGAGTGCGGCAAGACGGCGCTGCTGCAGGTGTTCGCCAAGGACGCCTACCCCGGG AGTTATGTCCCCACTGTGTTTGAGAACTACACCGCGAGCTTTGAGATCGACAAGCGCCGCATTGAGCTCAACATGTGGGACACTTCAG GTTCCTCTTACTATGATAACGTCCGGCCTCTGGCCTATCCTGATTCTGATGCTGTGCTCATCTGTTTCGACATTAGCAGACCCGAAACACTGGACAGTGTCCTCAAGAAG tGGCAAGGGGAGACTCAGGAGTTTTGCCCCAATGCCAAGGTTGTGCTGGTTGGCTGTAAACTGGACATGCGCACCGACCTGGCCACACTGAGGGAGCTGTCCAAGCAGAGGCTTATCCCTGTTACACATGAGCAG GGCACTGTGCTGGCCAAGCAGGTAGGGGCTGTGTCCTACGTGGAGTGCTCCTCCCGGTCCTCTGAGCGCAGCGTGAGGGATGTCTTCCATGTGGCCACAGTGGCCTCCCTTGGCCGTGGCCATAGGCAGCTGCGTCGTACTGACTCACGCCGTGGACTGCAGAGATCCGCTCAGCTGGCAGGCCGGCCGGACCGAGGGACCGGGACCGAGAGCGAGATACACAAGGATCGAGCCAAGAGCTGCAACCTCATGTGA
- the IFI35 gene encoding interferon-induced 35 kDa protein isoform X3, giving the protein MGDAVPFGVPAIPLVFRGHTQQGQEAPKCLVSKVRICYPLPGGSALITFDDPNVAERVLQRKEHEIRMEECRLRVQVQALELPVVTAIQVSTQVSRQSVLVSGFPAGLQLSEEELLDKLEIFFGKTRNGGGDVETRELLRGGVVLGFAKDADQGPAGAPVSAGAQHSRCPGWPGAAGHPGDPLPEALPWRRGGGVPESRAPGTAGPGSLHRHLGLTACPPHRPHPSAKPLEPGWSWVRGGRRSCRSTAAGIMACETLPKNNKSGVTVFSFHFLKGNLI; this is encoded by the exons gtcCCATTCGGGGTACCTGCGATCCCCCTGGTGTTCCGAGGACACACTCAGCAGGGCCAGGAAGCGCCCAAGTGTCTGGTTTCCAAAGTGCGGATCTGCTACCCTCTGCCCGGAGGCTCTGCTCTGATCACCTTCGATGACCCCAACG TGGCCGAGAGGGTGCTGCAGCGAAAGGAGCACGAGATCCGCATGGAGGAATGCCGGCTGCGGGTGCAGGTGCAGGCTCTGGAGCTGCCCGTGGTGACCGCCATCCAG GTGTCCACTCAGGTAAGCAGGCAGAGCGTGCTGGTCAGCGGGTTTCCTGCCGGCCTCCAGCTGAGTGAGGAGGAGCTGCTGGACAAGCTGGAGATCTTCTTTGGCAAGACCAGGAATGGGGGTGGCGATGTGGAGACGCGGGAGCTCCTGCGCGGGGGTGTTGTGCTGGGCTTCGCTAAGGACGCAG ATCAAGGTCCGGCCGGTGCCCCAGTCAGTGCTGGTGCTCAACATTCCCGATGTCCTGGATGGCCCGGAGCTGCAGGACATCCTGGAGATCCACTTCCAGAAGCCCTCCCGTGGAGGCGGGGAGGTGGAGTCCCTGAGAGTCGTGCCCCCGGGACAGCGGGGCCTGGCAGTCTTCACCGCCACCTCGGGCTGACAGCCTGCCCTCCTCATCGCCCGCACCCCTCCGCCAAGCCTCTCGAACCAGGCTGGAGTTGGGTGCGCGGGGGCAGGAGATCGTGCAGGTCAACAGCAGCAGGGATTATGGCTTGTGAAACGCTGCCCAAGAACAATAAAAGTGGCGTGACCGtcttctcatttcatttcctgaAAGGAAACTTGATTTGA
- the IFI35 gene encoding interferon-induced 35 kDa protein isoform X2, giving the protein MGDAALGALREEQARLKSRLQELQKQRGAFGDPARDQVPFGVPAIPLVFRGHTQQGQEAPKCLVSKVRICYPLPGGSALITFDDPNVAERVLQRKEHEIRMEECRLRVQVQALELPVVTAIQVSTQVSRQSVLVSGFPAGLQLSEEELLDKLEIFFGKTRNGGGDVETRELLRGGVVLGFAKDAVAQYLCQVGNFTVPLGSQKFPLRVSPYLSGAIQKAEIKVRPVPQSVLVLNIPDVLDGPELQDILEIHFQKPSRGGGEVESLRVVPPGQRGLAVFTATSG; this is encoded by the exons GCCCTTGGTGCCCTTCGGGAGGAGCAGGCCAGACTGAAGAGCAGGCTTCAGGAGCTGCAGAAGCAGAGGGGGGCATTCGGGGACCCAGCCCGAGACCAG gtcCCATTCGGGGTACCTGCGATCCCCCTGGTGTTCCGAGGACACACTCAGCAGGGCCAGGAAGCGCCCAAGTGTCTGGTTTCCAAAGTGCGGATCTGCTACCCTCTGCCCGGAGGCTCTGCTCTGATCACCTTCGATGACCCCAACG TGGCCGAGAGGGTGCTGCAGCGAAAGGAGCACGAGATCCGCATGGAGGAATGCCGGCTGCGGGTGCAGGTGCAGGCTCTGGAGCTGCCCGTGGTGACCGCCATCCAG GTGTCCACTCAGGTAAGCAGGCAGAGCGTGCTGGTCAGCGGGTTTCCTGCCGGCCTCCAGCTGAGTGAGGAGGAGCTGCTGGACAAGCTGGAGATCTTCTTTGGCAAGACCAGGAATGGGGGTGGCGATGTGGAGACGCGGGAGCTCCTGCGCGGGGGTGTTGTGCTGGGCTTCGCTAAGGACGCAG TGGCCCAGTACCTGTGCCAGGTTGGCAACTTCACAGTGCCACTGGGCAGCCAAAAGTTCCCTTTGAGAGTCTCTCCCTACCTCAGTGGGGCGATCCAGAAGGCTGAG ATCAAGGTCCGGCCGGTGCCCCAGTCAGTGCTGGTGCTCAACATTCCCGATGTCCTGGATGGCCCGGAGCTGCAGGACATCCTGGAGATCCACTTCCAGAAGCCCTCCCGTGGAGGCGGGGAGGTGGAGTCCCTGAGAGTCGTGCCCCCGGGACAGCGGGGCCTGGCAGTCTTCACCGCCACCTCGGGCTGA
- the RND2 gene encoding rho-related GTP-binding protein RhoN isoform X1: MEGQSGRCKIVVVGDAECGKTALLQVFAKDAYPGSYVPTVFENYTASFEIDKRRIELNMWDTSGSSYYDNVRPLAYPDSDAVLICFDISRPETLDSVLKKWQGETQEFCPNAKVVLVGCKLDMRTDLATLRELSKQRLIPVTHEQGTVLAKQVGAVSYVECSSRSSERSVRDVFHVATVASLGRGHRQLRRTDSRRGLQRSAQLAGRPDRGTGTESEIHKDRAKSCNLILPRRDSHEKELEIWKQRTWVSALPLPPRGAFGEVLHPSEPRSSRLEKS; this comes from the exons ATGGAGGGGCAGAGCGGCCGCTGCAAGATCGTGGTGGTGGGGGACGCCGAGTGCGGCAAGACGGCGCTGCTGCAGGTGTTCGCCAAGGACGCCTACCCCGGG AGTTATGTCCCCACTGTGTTTGAGAACTACACCGCGAGCTTTGAGATCGACAAGCGCCGCATTGAGCTCAACATGTGGGACACTTCAG GTTCCTCTTACTATGATAACGTCCGGCCTCTGGCCTATCCTGATTCTGATGCTGTGCTCATCTGTTTCGACATTAGCAGACCCGAAACACTGGACAGTGTCCTCAAGAAG tGGCAAGGGGAGACTCAGGAGTTTTGCCCCAATGCCAAGGTTGTGCTGGTTGGCTGTAAACTGGACATGCGCACCGACCTGGCCACACTGAGGGAGCTGTCCAAGCAGAGGCTTATCCCTGTTACACATGAGCAG GGCACTGTGCTGGCCAAGCAGGTAGGGGCTGTGTCCTACGTGGAGTGCTCCTCCCGGTCCTCTGAGCGCAGCGTGAGGGATGTCTTCCATGTGGCCACAGTGGCCTCCCTTGGCCGTGGCCATAGGCAGCTGCGTCGTACTGACTCACGCCGTGGACTGCAGAGATCCGCTCAGCTGGCAGGCCGGCCGGACCGAGGGACCGGGACCGAGAGCGAGATACACAAGGATCGAGCCAAGAGCTGCAACCTCAT CCTTCCCCGAAGGGACAGTCATGAAAAAGAGCTGGAGATTTGGAAGCAGAGGACCTGGGTTTCTGCTCTGCCACTTCCTCCCCGGGGAGCCTTTGGTGAGGTTCTGCACCCGTCTGAACCTCGGTCTTCACGCCTGGAAAAGAGCTGA
- the RND2 gene encoding rho-related GTP-binding protein RhoN isoform X3 yields MEGQSGRCKIVVVGDAECGKTALLQVFAKDAYPGSYVPTVFENYTASFEIDKRRIELNMWDTSGSSYYDNVRPLAYPDSDAVLICFDISRPETLDSVLKKWQGETQEFCPNAKVVLVGCKLDMRTDLATLRELSKQRLIPVTHEQGTVLAKQVGAVSYVECSSRSSERSVRDVFHVATVASLGRGHRQLRRTDSRRGLQRSAQLAGRPDRGTGTESEIHKDRAKSCNLMTQS; encoded by the exons ATGGAGGGGCAGAGCGGCCGCTGCAAGATCGTGGTGGTGGGGGACGCCGAGTGCGGCAAGACGGCGCTGCTGCAGGTGTTCGCCAAGGACGCCTACCCCGGG AGTTATGTCCCCACTGTGTTTGAGAACTACACCGCGAGCTTTGAGATCGACAAGCGCCGCATTGAGCTCAACATGTGGGACACTTCAG GTTCCTCTTACTATGATAACGTCCGGCCTCTGGCCTATCCTGATTCTGATGCTGTGCTCATCTGTTTCGACATTAGCAGACCCGAAACACTGGACAGTGTCCTCAAGAAG tGGCAAGGGGAGACTCAGGAGTTTTGCCCCAATGCCAAGGTTGTGCTGGTTGGCTGTAAACTGGACATGCGCACCGACCTGGCCACACTGAGGGAGCTGTCCAAGCAGAGGCTTATCCCTGTTACACATGAGCAG GGCACTGTGCTGGCCAAGCAGGTAGGGGCTGTGTCCTACGTGGAGTGCTCCTCCCGGTCCTCTGAGCGCAGCGTGAGGGATGTCTTCCATGTGGCCACAGTGGCCTCCCTTGGCCGTGGCCATAGGCAGCTGCGTCGTACTGACTCACGCCGTGGACTGCAGAGATCCGCTCAGCTGGCAGGCCGGCCGGACCGAGGGACCGGGACCGAGAGCGAGATACACAAGGATCGAGCCAAGAGCTGCAACCTCAT GACCCAGTCTTGA
- the IFI35 gene encoding interferon-induced 35 kDa protein isoform X1, which yields MGDAALGALREEQARLKSRLQELQKQRGAFGDPARDQVPFGVPAIPLVFRGHTQQGQEAPKCLVSKVRICYPLPGGSALITFDDPNVAERVLQRKEHEIRMEECRLRVQVQALELPVVTAIQVSTQVSRQSVLVSGFPAGLQLSEEELLDKLEIFFGKTRNGGGDVETRELLRGGVVLGFAKDADQGPAGAPVSAGAQHSRCPGWPGAAGHPGDPLPEALPWRRGGGVPESRAPGTAGPGSLHRHLGLTACPPHRPHPSAKPLEPGWSWVRGGRRSCRSTAAGIMACETLPKNNKSGVTVFSFHFLKGNLI from the exons GCCCTTGGTGCCCTTCGGGAGGAGCAGGCCAGACTGAAGAGCAGGCTTCAGGAGCTGCAGAAGCAGAGGGGGGCATTCGGGGACCCAGCCCGAGACCAG gtcCCATTCGGGGTACCTGCGATCCCCCTGGTGTTCCGAGGACACACTCAGCAGGGCCAGGAAGCGCCCAAGTGTCTGGTTTCCAAAGTGCGGATCTGCTACCCTCTGCCCGGAGGCTCTGCTCTGATCACCTTCGATGACCCCAACG TGGCCGAGAGGGTGCTGCAGCGAAAGGAGCACGAGATCCGCATGGAGGAATGCCGGCTGCGGGTGCAGGTGCAGGCTCTGGAGCTGCCCGTGGTGACCGCCATCCAG GTGTCCACTCAGGTAAGCAGGCAGAGCGTGCTGGTCAGCGGGTTTCCTGCCGGCCTCCAGCTGAGTGAGGAGGAGCTGCTGGACAAGCTGGAGATCTTCTTTGGCAAGACCAGGAATGGGGGTGGCGATGTGGAGACGCGGGAGCTCCTGCGCGGGGGTGTTGTGCTGGGCTTCGCTAAGGACGCAG ATCAAGGTCCGGCCGGTGCCCCAGTCAGTGCTGGTGCTCAACATTCCCGATGTCCTGGATGGCCCGGAGCTGCAGGACATCCTGGAGATCCACTTCCAGAAGCCCTCCCGTGGAGGCGGGGAGGTGGAGTCCCTGAGAGTCGTGCCCCCGGGACAGCGGGGCCTGGCAGTCTTCACCGCCACCTCGGGCTGACAGCCTGCCCTCCTCATCGCCCGCACCCCTCCGCCAAGCCTCTCGAACCAGGCTGGAGTTGGGTGCGCGGGGGCAGGAGATCGTGCAGGTCAACAGCAGCAGGGATTATGGCTTGTGAAACGCTGCCCAAGAACAATAAAAGTGGCGTGACCGtcttctcatttcatttcctgaAAGGAAACTTGATTTGA
- the RND2 gene encoding rho-related GTP-binding protein RhoN isoform X2 has translation MEGQSGRCKIVVVGDAECGKTALLQVFAKDAYPGSYVPTVFENYTASFEIDKRRIELNMWDTSGSSYYDNVRPLAYPDSDAVLICFDISRPETLDSVLKKWQGETQEFCPNAKVVLVGCKLDMRTDLATLRELSKQRLIPVTHEQGTVLAKQVGAVSYVECSSRSSERSVRDVFHVATVASLGRGHRQLRRTDSRRGLQRSAQLAGRPDRGTGTESEIHKDRAKSCNLMTPSGSISANLLKDSETASRVLGAQTEVRS, from the exons ATGGAGGGGCAGAGCGGCCGCTGCAAGATCGTGGTGGTGGGGGACGCCGAGTGCGGCAAGACGGCGCTGCTGCAGGTGTTCGCCAAGGACGCCTACCCCGGG AGTTATGTCCCCACTGTGTTTGAGAACTACACCGCGAGCTTTGAGATCGACAAGCGCCGCATTGAGCTCAACATGTGGGACACTTCAG GTTCCTCTTACTATGATAACGTCCGGCCTCTGGCCTATCCTGATTCTGATGCTGTGCTCATCTGTTTCGACATTAGCAGACCCGAAACACTGGACAGTGTCCTCAAGAAG tGGCAAGGGGAGACTCAGGAGTTTTGCCCCAATGCCAAGGTTGTGCTGGTTGGCTGTAAACTGGACATGCGCACCGACCTGGCCACACTGAGGGAGCTGTCCAAGCAGAGGCTTATCCCTGTTACACATGAGCAG GGCACTGTGCTGGCCAAGCAGGTAGGGGCTGTGTCCTACGTGGAGTGCTCCTCCCGGTCCTCTGAGCGCAGCGTGAGGGATGTCTTCCATGTGGCCACAGTGGCCTCCCTTGGCCGTGGCCATAGGCAGCTGCGTCGTACTGACTCACGCCGTGGACTGCAGAGATCCGCTCAGCTGGCAGGCCGGCCGGACCGAGGGACCGGGACCGAGAGCGAGATACACAAGGATCGAGCCAAGAGCTGCAACCTCAT GACTCCATCTGGGTCCATCTCAGCTAATCTCCTCAAGGATTCTGAGACAGCTTCAAGGGTATTGGGCGCCCAAACTGAGGTTAGGAGCTGA